A window of the Amycolatopsis solani genome harbors these coding sequences:
- a CDS encoding DUF2339 domain-containing protein, giving the protein MTTEADVLLRLAGEIDDLGRRLALVGAELRTARTEQPKPAPQPELAPPPQPQPQPMPPPWPPQYQWQPPPPPQYFPQPPYQPVPRQTLGEKLGKEGAGSRVLAWVGGAVTLLGVVLLLVLAVQRGWLGPLPRVLVGAAFGLALTGTGVWLHRKPAGRTGAFALAATGIATLYLDAVAATTLYEFLPVLAGLAAGLAITVGGLLVAVRWESPLLAAAVVVGCVVCAPMITRGFTPELVTFLLMVQLATTPVQLRRDWSSLTLAAGIPPLFASVISTAVVGQGGGWANTAAAGGAGVAGIVLALIVLRRRENDPAALSVLATAVLPTLIAALLLPKPQAVPITAGAGVLLLAVWAARRFWPGVAGQLAGLAGLLAILQATVTQFDGAARAGVLLGEALLLVVAAVAGRNRFALGAALGFATVGGLLGVFFDVTPALLIVPRTRSAAELAGALAVAALILAVSVALPWAAARLSVFRGPADDLPVWLLAGVAALYGAGGVVLCGSLLAAPGRPGFLLGHALITVSWTVAALVLLLRGIDVVGLRVTGLVLVGAAVLKLVLFDLSALDGLARVGAFLGAGLVLLAAGTRYARRVASR; this is encoded by the coding sequence ATGACCACCGAAGCAGATGTGCTCCTCCGGCTCGCCGGCGAGATCGACGACCTGGGGCGTCGTCTCGCCCTGGTGGGTGCCGAACTGCGGACCGCACGCACCGAACAGCCGAAGCCGGCTCCGCAGCCTGAGCTGGCGCCGCCGCCCCAGCCCCAGCCCCAGCCGATGCCGCCGCCGTGGCCGCCGCAGTACCAGTGGCAGCCGCCGCCCCCGCCGCAGTACTTCCCGCAGCCGCCCTACCAGCCCGTTCCCCGGCAGACGCTCGGTGAGAAGCTCGGCAAGGAAGGCGCCGGGAGCCGCGTGCTCGCCTGGGTCGGCGGTGCCGTCACGCTGCTCGGCGTCGTCCTGCTGCTCGTGCTGGCCGTCCAGCGGGGCTGGCTCGGGCCGCTGCCGCGGGTGCTCGTCGGCGCCGCGTTCGGGCTGGCGCTGACCGGCACCGGCGTGTGGCTGCACCGCAAGCCCGCCGGCCGCACCGGGGCCTTCGCCCTCGCCGCCACCGGGATCGCGACGCTCTACCTGGACGCCGTCGCCGCGACCACGCTCTACGAGTTCCTGCCGGTGCTCGCCGGCCTCGCCGCCGGGCTGGCGATCACCGTCGGCGGGCTGCTCGTGGCCGTGCGCTGGGAGTCGCCGCTGCTGGCCGCGGCCGTCGTCGTCGGCTGCGTCGTCTGCGCGCCGATGATCACCCGCGGGTTCACCCCCGAACTGGTCACCTTCCTGCTCATGGTCCAGCTCGCGACGACGCCGGTGCAGCTGCGCCGCGACTGGTCGTCACTCACGCTCGCCGCCGGGATCCCGCCGCTGTTCGCGTCCGTGATCAGCACGGCGGTGGTCGGCCAGGGCGGCGGCTGGGCCAACACCGCCGCGGCGGGCGGGGCCGGCGTCGCCGGGATCGTGCTCGCGCTGATCGTGCTGCGCCGCCGCGAGAACGACCCCGCCGCGCTTTCGGTGCTGGCGACGGCCGTGCTCCCCACGCTCATCGCGGCGCTGCTGCTGCCGAAGCCGCAGGCCGTGCCGATCACGGCGGGCGCCGGCGTCCTCTTGCTCGCCGTCTGGGCCGCGCGCCGCTTCTGGCCGGGCGTCGCCGGGCAGCTGGCCGGGCTGGCCGGTTTGCTCGCGATCCTGCAGGCGACCGTCACGCAGTTCGACGGCGCGGCCCGCGCCGGGGTCCTGCTCGGCGAGGCGCTGCTGCTGGTGGTGGCCGCGGTCGCCGGCCGCAACCGGTTCGCGCTCGGCGCCGCGCTCGGGTTCGCCACGGTCGGCGGCCTGCTCGGCGTGTTCTTCGACGTCACGCCGGCGCTGCTGATCGTCCCGCGCACCCGCTCGGCCGCCGAGCTGGCCGGCGCGCTCGCGGTCGCCGCGCTCATCCTCGCCGTTTCGGTCGCGCTCCCGTGGGCGGCGGCCCGGCTGTCGGTGTTCCGCGGTCCGGCCGACGACCTGCCGGTGTGGCTCCTCGCCGGCGTCGCCGCGCTGTACGGCGCCGGCGGGGTGGTGCTGTGCGGGTCGCTGCTCGCGGCCCCCGGCCGCCCGGGTTTCCTGCTCGGCCACGCGCTGATCACGGTGTCCTGGACGGTCGCCGCGCTCGTCCTGCTGCTGCGCGGGATCGACGTCGTCGGGCTGCGCGTGACCGGGCTGGTCCTGGTCGGCGCCGCGGTGCTCAAGCTGGTGCTGTTCGACCTCTCGGCGCTGGACGGCCTCGCGCGGGTCGGCGCGTTCCTCGGCGCCGGACTGGTGCTGCTGGCCGCCGGAACGCGGTACGCCAGGCGGGTCGCCTCGCGCTAG
- a CDS encoding VOC family protein, whose translation MSGPRVFRLIQPVDDIEVAVAFYAAVLGHAGERISLNRHYFHCGGIVLACVETPPEHREPRPRKDPRIVYLAVDDVEETFERVRAAQPRWIDDAIETQFWGERSFYADDPFGNPLCFVQEDTRYSGGPVG comes from the coding sequence ATGAGCGGTCCACGGGTGTTCCGGTTGATCCAGCCCGTCGACGACATCGAGGTCGCGGTCGCGTTCTACGCCGCGGTCCTCGGCCACGCCGGCGAGCGGATCTCGCTCAACCGCCACTACTTCCACTGCGGCGGCATCGTGCTCGCCTGCGTCGAAACGCCGCCTGAGCACCGCGAGCCGCGGCCGCGGAAGGACCCGCGGATCGTCTACCTCGCGGTCGACGACGTCGAGGAGACGTTCGAGCGCGTCCGCGCCGCCCAGCCGCGCTGGATCGACGACGCCATCGAGACGCAGTTCTGGGGCGAACGCTCCTTCTACGCCGACGACCCGTTCGGCAACCCGCTGTGCTTCGTCCAGGAGGACACGCGCTACTCGGGCGGGCCCGTCGGCTGA
- a CDS encoding Lrp/AsnC family transcriptional regulator: protein MGDDSRARGLDNTDRSLIALLQQDGRASFTALAKAVGLSEGAVRQRVQRLLRDDLMQIVAVTDPVNVDLTRQAMVGISVDGADPREVADKLSELPNVHYVVLCAGRYDLLAELVCRDDDHMLEVLGEEIRQIPGVSGTELFVYLKLAKQNYSWGRLTA, encoded by the coding sequence ATGGGTGACGATTCACGTGCGCGCGGACTGGACAACACGGACAGATCGTTGATCGCCCTGCTCCAGCAGGACGGCCGCGCGTCGTTCACCGCGCTCGCGAAGGCGGTCGGGCTTTCGGAGGGAGCCGTCCGCCAGCGGGTGCAGCGGCTGCTGCGCGACGACCTCATGCAGATCGTGGCGGTGACCGACCCGGTCAACGTCGATCTGACGAGGCAGGCGATGGTCGGGATCAGCGTCGACGGCGCCGATCCGCGCGAGGTGGCGGACAAGCTGTCCGAACTGCCGAACGTGCACTACGTCGTGTTGTGCGCCGGGCGGTACGACCTGCTGGCCGAGCTGGTCTGCCGGGACGACGACCACATGCTCGAAGTGCTCGGTGAGGAGATCCGGCAGATCCCGGGCGTCTCCGGTACCGAACTGTTCGTCTACCTCAAGCTGGCCAAGCAGAACTACTCCTGGGGCCGGCTCACGGCGTAG
- a CDS encoding TIGR03667 family PPOX class F420-dependent oxidoreductase translates to MTEPNLADRAGEKIAWLTTTTPKGRSAPRPVWFVLDGDDVVLFSKPDTAKLRHIEANPEVSFHLNSDEHGGSVLVLNGKATVDEAKASEAPGYLDKYGSDYAAAGFETPEAFDAEFSARIRVVPERTWGW, encoded by the coding sequence ATGACGGAACCGAACCTCGCCGACCGGGCGGGCGAAAAGATCGCGTGGCTGACCACCACCACGCCGAAGGGGCGGTCGGCCCCGCGGCCGGTGTGGTTCGTGCTCGACGGCGACGACGTCGTGCTGTTCAGCAAGCCGGACACCGCGAAGCTCCGGCACATCGAGGCGAACCCCGAGGTGAGCTTCCACCTCAACAGCGACGAGCACGGCGGCTCGGTCCTCGTGCTCAACGGCAAAGCGACCGTCGACGAGGCGAAGGCCTCCGAGGCGCCGGGCTACCTCGACAAGTACGGCTCCGACTACGCGGCGGCCGGCTTCGAGACACCGGAAGCCTTCGACGCCGAGTTCTCCGCGCGCATCCGCGTGGTGCCCGAGCGCACCTGGGGGTGGTGA
- a CDS encoding superoxide dismutase family protein — protein MRLLPALATAAVLAALVPGAASASTSPVHVATAHGTFTAYAPSAHAVTYRPDLVPTGTRAHVFSLSAPHAGTTTTLVVTGLRPGRAYGAHAHAQPCGATGDAAGPHFQHVPDPVKPSTDPAYANPRNEIWLDFTTDRLGTGFARSTVDWTFAGRRARSVVVHETHTHTDPGHAGTAGARLACLDVDF, from the coding sequence ATGCGTCTTCTCCCGGCTCTCGCCACCGCGGCCGTCCTGGCCGCACTCGTCCCCGGCGCCGCTTCCGCGTCGACGTCACCCGTGCACGTCGCGACCGCGCACGGCACGTTCACCGCGTATGCCCCCAGCGCACACGCGGTGACGTACCGCCCCGACCTCGTCCCCACCGGCACCCGTGCGCACGTGTTCAGCCTCTCGGCCCCGCACGCGGGCACGACGACCACGCTGGTCGTCACCGGCCTGCGGCCCGGGCGCGCTTACGGCGCCCACGCGCACGCGCAGCCGTGCGGCGCCACCGGTGACGCCGCCGGGCCGCACTTCCAGCACGTGCCGGACCCGGTGAAGCCCTCGACCGACCCCGCGTACGCCAACCCCCGCAACGAGATCTGGCTCGACTTCACCACCGACCGGCTCGGCACCGGCTTCGCCCGGTCCACTGTGGACTGGACGTTCGCCGGGCGGCGGGCCCGGTCCGTGGTCGTGCACGAGACGCACACGCACACCGACCCCGGGCACGCGGGGACGGCGGGCGCCCGGCTCGCCTGCCTGGACGTGGACTTCTAG
- a CDS encoding APC family permease, producing the protein MSEAVALGVAPAVPGKGLRGGTLGMVSSMVIGMSSTAPAYSIAATLGLIVLAGTGFKAAAFVLLSFVPVLFVALAFRELNTAEPDCGTNFTWAARAFGPHAGWFTGWVVTVAQLLVMSSQSALTGRYTLLLFGASDAAGNRWVTTAIGAAWLLALCWLCHRGIEVSARAQWILLGVELVVLVLFSVVALVRVFEGTAGPQASVPHLDWLWPSGVGAGPAVSAVLLAVFIYWGWESSLSVNEESADPRHAPGRAAVLSTVLLVLNYLLVTVAALAFAGVGTEGIGLGNEANSDDVLAGLGGAVFGDGTAGKVLGVLLIVSVLTSGAATSQATIMPAARTTLSMASHGALPRVFGRVHPRFRTPSVATWAFGLVSLAVYVLLALISDNVLSDSVDAVGLTIAIEYTMTALACVWVFRRTLFASARNFLLRGLLPFLGGVFFLAVLGFALVEYARPDAGETTVFGIGGVAVIGVVSIVLGVPLMFAVHRGCRDFFAGRRLPRGVVRRGGDVIERG; encoded by the coding sequence ATGTCGGAGGCCGTGGCGCTCGGCGTCGCTCCCGCCGTCCCCGGGAAGGGGCTGCGCGGCGGCACCCTGGGCATGGTGTCGTCGATGGTCATCGGGATGTCGTCGACCGCTCCGGCGTACTCGATCGCGGCCACGCTCGGGCTGATCGTCTTGGCGGGCACCGGCTTCAAGGCGGCCGCGTTCGTGCTGCTGTCGTTCGTGCCGGTGCTGTTCGTCGCCCTCGCGTTCCGCGAGCTGAACACCGCGGAACCCGACTGCGGGACGAACTTCACGTGGGCGGCGCGCGCGTTCGGCCCGCACGCCGGGTGGTTCACCGGCTGGGTCGTCACGGTCGCGCAACTGCTGGTGATGAGCAGCCAATCCGCGCTGACCGGCCGGTACACGCTGCTGCTGTTCGGCGCGTCCGATGCCGCGGGCAACCGGTGGGTCACGACGGCGATCGGGGCCGCCTGGCTGCTCGCGTTGTGCTGGCTCTGCCACCGCGGCATCGAGGTGTCCGCGCGGGCGCAGTGGATCCTGCTGGGTGTGGAGCTCGTCGTCCTCGTGCTCTTCTCGGTCGTGGCGCTGGTCCGTGTCTTCGAGGGCACGGCCGGACCGCAGGCGTCGGTCCCGCACCTCGACTGGCTGTGGCCGAGCGGGGTCGGCGCCGGCCCGGCGGTTTCGGCGGTGCTGCTCGCTGTGTTCATCTACTGGGGCTGGGAAAGCTCGCTGTCGGTCAACGAGGAGTCCGCCGATCCGCGCCACGCGCCGGGTCGCGCCGCGGTGCTTTCGACCGTGTTGCTGGTGCTGAACTACCTGCTCGTCACGGTCGCCGCGCTGGCCTTCGCCGGGGTCGGGACCGAGGGCATCGGGCTGGGCAACGAGGCGAATTCCGACGACGTCCTCGCGGGTCTCGGCGGCGCGGTGTTCGGGGACGGCACCGCGGGCAAGGTGCTGGGTGTGCTCCTGATCGTCTCGGTGCTGACCAGCGGCGCGGCCACCAGCCAGGCGACGATCATGCCGGCCGCGCGCACGACGTTGTCGATGGCCAGCCACGGCGCGCTGCCCCGCGTCTTCGGGCGCGTGCACCCGCGGTTCCGGACGCCGTCGGTGGCGACCTGGGCGTTCGGGCTCGTGTCGCTGGCGGTGTACGTGCTGCTCGCGCTGATCAGCGACAACGTCCTGTCGGACTCGGTCGACGCGGTCGGGCTGACCATCGCGATCGAGTACACGATGACGGCGCTCGCCTGCGTCTGGGTGTTCCGCCGCACGCTCTTCGCGAGCGCGCGCAACTTCCTGCTGCGCGGGCTCCTGCCGTTCCTCGGCGGGGTGTTCTTCCTGGCCGTGCTGGGGTTCGCGCTGGTCGAGTACGCGCGGCCGGACGCGGGCGAGACGACGGTGTTCGGCATCGGCGGTGTCGCGGTGATCGGCGTGGTGTCGATCGTGCTGGGCGTGCCGCTGATGTTCGCGGTGCACCGCGGCTGCCGCGACTTCTTCGCCGGCCGCCGCCTGCCGCGCGGAGTGGTGCGACGCGGCGGCGACGTCATCGAGCGGGGTTAG
- a CDS encoding RGCVC family protein: MTTPAPEAPRSDGGCPSCPHPLGTHDAIARRYCAATAASGTAGRGCVCGSAQDHVKAP; encoded by the coding sequence ATGACGACCCCGGCGCCCGAGGCGCCGCGCTCCGACGGCGGGTGCCCGAGCTGCCCGCACCCGCTCGGCACGCACGACGCGATCGCCCGCCGCTACTGCGCCGCCACCGCGGCCAGCGGGACGGCCGGCCGCGGCTGCGTCTGCGGCTCGGCGCAGGACCACGTCAAGGCCCCCTAG
- the helR gene encoding RNA polymerase recycling motor ATPase HelR, producing the protein MSNQGYDEELRDERAYIAGLYARLDREREQARARYRAAVGETGIALVERDADVRIRAREATRLNVADNGLCFGRLDALSGERSYIGRLGLFDGENDYEPLLLDWRAPAARPFYVATAASPENTRRRRQFHSVGRRVTEFTDEVFGRPGAGERGDAALLAAVTAPRGEGMRDIVATIQAEQDEIIRLGHAGVLVVEGGPGTGKTAVALHRVAYLLYTQRERMSRSGVLVVGPSPLFLDHIGRVLPSLGESDVVFRTTGDLVPGLRVTAEDAPEVARLKGSSTMVDVLAAAVADRQRVPDEPVPVELADITVDLDAGTAAEARLEARRSGLPHNEARTVFREHVVAILAERAVAKIGEGWLTRADRGAWADLRADVREELAEHEELDAVLGALWPELTPETLLAPLYTSPRRLAAAGADPALFRADGAAWTVSDVPLLDELVDLLGRDDAADRAAARRRAAEAAEYSAGVFDVLKLDREEMDEDVLLSAENLLHAEDLAERFVERDHRDLAERAGADRDWTYGHVVVDEAQELSEMDWRVLMRKCPSRSFTIVGDLAQRRSAAGATSWGAVLAPYVGDRWQYRELTVNYRTPAEIMTVASAVLAKFAPDARPPESVRACGIRPWSRRVADGELPEAIDDFARDEDGREGTAVVIGPPGVPGTVPPSATKGLEFDAVLVVEPERILAGGPRGAAELYVALTRATQRLGVLHREPLPSALSGLAEAGAPARAGYRRFV; encoded by the coding sequence TTGTCAAATCAGGGGTACGACGAGGAATTGCGGGACGAGCGCGCGTACATCGCGGGGCTGTACGCGCGGCTCGACCGCGAACGCGAGCAGGCGCGGGCCCGCTACCGGGCCGCCGTGGGGGAAACCGGGATCGCGCTGGTGGAACGGGACGCCGACGTGCGCATCCGGGCCCGGGAAGCGACGCGGCTGAACGTCGCCGACAACGGGCTCTGCTTCGGCAGGCTGGACGCCCTTTCGGGCGAACGTTCCTACATCGGCCGGCTCGGTCTCTTCGACGGCGAAAACGACTACGAGCCCCTTCTCCTGGATTGGCGGGCGCCGGCGGCGCGCCCGTTCTACGTCGCCACCGCGGCGTCGCCGGAAAACACGCGCCGCCGTCGCCAGTTCCATTCCGTCGGGCGCCGGGTCACCGAGTTCACGGACGAGGTGTTCGGCCGTCCGGGCGCCGGCGAACGCGGGGACGCGGCGCTGCTGGCCGCCGTCACCGCACCCCGCGGCGAGGGCATGCGGGACATCGTCGCGACGATCCAGGCCGAGCAGGACGAGATCATCCGGCTCGGTCACGCGGGCGTCCTGGTGGTCGAGGGCGGTCCGGGCACCGGGAAGACCGCCGTCGCGCTGCACCGCGTCGCCTACCTGCTCTACACCCAGCGCGAACGGATGTCGCGCAGCGGCGTGCTGGTGGTCGGGCCGAGCCCGCTGTTCCTCGACCACATCGGGCGCGTGCTGCCGTCGCTCGGCGAATCGGACGTCGTCTTCCGGACCACCGGCGACCTCGTCCCCGGCTTGCGCGTCACCGCCGAAGACGCGCCGGAGGTGGCTCGGCTCAAGGGATCGTCGACGATGGTCGACGTCCTGGCGGCGGCGGTCGCCGACCGGCAGCGGGTGCCGGACGAACCGGTGCCGGTCGAGCTGGCCGACATCACCGTCGACCTCGACGCGGGCACCGCGGCCGAGGCCCGGCTCGAAGCGCGCCGGTCCGGTCTGCCGCACAACGAGGCCCGCACGGTGTTCCGCGAGCACGTCGTCGCGATCCTCGCCGAGCGCGCGGTGGCGAAGATCGGCGAAGGCTGGCTGACCCGGGCGGACCGCGGGGCGTGGGCCGATCTCCGCGCCGACGTCCGGGAAGAGCTGGCCGAGCACGAAGAACTCGACGCCGTCCTCGGCGCGCTGTGGCCGGAGCTGACGCCGGAGACGCTGCTGGCGCCGCTGTACACGTCGCCGCGCCGGCTCGCGGCCGCCGGCGCCGACCCCGCGTTGTTCCGCGCCGACGGCGCCGCCTGGACGGTGTCGGACGTGCCGCTGCTCGACGAGCTCGTCGACCTGCTCGGCCGCGACGACGCCGCCGACCGGGCCGCCGCGCGCCGGCGGGCGGCCGAAGCGGCCGAGTACTCCGCCGGTGTCTTCGACGTCCTCAAGCTGGACCGCGAGGAAATGGACGAGGACGTCCTGCTGTCGGCGGAAAACCTGCTCCACGCCGAGGACCTGGCCGAGCGGTTCGTCGAGCGCGACCACCGTGACCTCGCCGAACGGGCGGGTGCGGACCGCGACTGGACGTACGGGCACGTCGTCGTCGACGAGGCGCAGGAACTGTCCGAAATGGACTGGCGGGTGCTGATGCGGAAGTGCCCGAGCCGGTCGTTCACCATCGTCGGCGACCTCGCCCAGCGCCGGTCGGCGGCCGGGGCGACGTCGTGGGGCGCGGTGCTGGCGCCGTACGTCGGCGACCGCTGGCAGTACCGGGAGCTGACCGTGAACTACCGGACGCCGGCCGAGATCATGACCGTCGCCAGTGCCGTGCTGGCGAAGTTCGCGCCGGACGCGCGGCCGCCGGAATCCGTGCGCGCCTGCGGGATCCGGCCGTGGTCCAGACGGGTTGCAGACGGCGAATTGCCGGAGGCCATCGACGATTTCGCCCGCGACGAAGACGGCCGTGAAGGCACGGCCGTCGTGATCGGCCCGCCGGGCGTGCCCGGCACGGTTCCGCCGTCGGCCACCAAGGGCCTGGAGTTCGACGCCGTTCTCGTCGTCGAACCGGAGCGGATCCTGGCCGGGGGCCCGCGTGGCGCGGCCGAGTTGTACGTCGCGCTCACCCGCGCCACGCAGCGCCTGGGGGTGCTGCACCGGGAACCGCTGCCTTCGGCGTTGTCGGGGCTCGCCGAAGCCGGGGCTCCCGCGCGGGCCGGGTACCGGCGGTTCGTCTAG
- a CDS encoding DUF6328 family protein: protein MPEHTGETRNEQLTRNVGELLQELRVAQAGVQILFGFLLSVVFTDRFHDASGFEKSLHLSAVALAVAATALLTAPAAWHRLLFRTGSRERILTVGNRFVLVGVVCLALAITSTVALIAKVVYGGIAMAVMAVLCLLIFGILWFVMPFRLRSANGDQPTGPPE, encoded by the coding sequence GTGCCCGAACACACCGGCGAGACCCGCAACGAGCAGCTGACGCGCAACGTCGGCGAGCTGCTGCAGGAGCTGCGGGTCGCGCAGGCCGGCGTGCAGATCCTGTTCGGGTTCCTGCTGTCGGTGGTGTTCACCGACCGGTTCCACGACGCCAGCGGGTTCGAGAAGTCGCTGCACCTGTCCGCGGTGGCGCTCGCGGTGGCCGCGACGGCGCTGCTGACCGCGCCCGCGGCGTGGCACCGGCTGCTGTTCCGCACCGGCAGCCGCGAACGGATCCTGACCGTCGGCAACCGGTTCGTCCTGGTCGGGGTGGTCTGCCTGGCCCTGGCGATCACGTCGACCGTCGCGCTGATCGCCAAGGTCGTCTACGGCGGGATCGCGATGGCCGTGATGGCCGTGCTGTGCCTGCTGATCTTCGGGATCCTCTGGTTCGTCATGCCGTTCCGGCTGCGGTCGGCGAACGGCGATCAGCCGACGGGCCCGCCCGAGTAG
- the lysA gene encoding diaminopimelate decarboxylase — MTLSELLPSLGCEAADHLEPGVWPRSTRLGEDGELLFAGARVSHLAARFGTPSYLIDEQQVRDTAREYRETLPDVEVAYASKALCTRAVLRWVAEAGLSLDTCSAGEIAVARSVGFPAERMLLHGNAKTPEDLKAALGYGVRRIVVDSLDEIEQLGALAHGGQQVMIRVTPGVAAGAHAAISTGAEGQKFGFSLLDGVPDNVDAAARAVLAQPGLRLAGLHCHIGSQVSRVDRYEAAARRMAEVLVRLRDTHGVTLRELDLGGGHAVPYVGGEPAFDLGGYSRRLRVALAYECAAHDFPLPRLTIEPGRAIVGPAGITVYRVCAVKRGSRTFVAVDGGMSDNARPSLYGARYTTRLVGRRSTAKRVPMTVVGRHCEAGDVLADGLSLPADLRAGDLLAVPCTGAYHHSLASNYNQVGRPPLVGVKNGVATLLVRRETEEDLSRRDLG, encoded by the coding sequence GTGACGCTCAGCGAGCTTCTTCCCAGCCTCGGCTGCGAAGCCGCCGATCACCTCGAGCCAGGAGTCTGGCCGCGAAGCACCCGACTCGGCGAAGACGGCGAGCTCCTCTTCGCCGGCGCGCGAGTCAGCCACCTCGCCGCCCGCTTCGGGACACCGTCCTACCTGATCGACGAGCAGCAGGTCCGCGACACCGCCCGCGAGTACCGCGAAACCCTCCCGGACGTCGAGGTCGCGTACGCGAGCAAGGCCCTCTGCACCCGCGCCGTGCTGCGCTGGGTCGCCGAAGCGGGGTTGTCGCTCGACACCTGCTCCGCCGGGGAGATCGCCGTGGCCCGGTCCGTCGGCTTTCCCGCCGAGCGCATGTTGCTGCACGGCAACGCGAAGACGCCCGAAGACCTGAAAGCCGCGCTCGGCTACGGCGTGCGGCGGATCGTGGTCGACTCACTCGACGAGATCGAGCAGCTCGGCGCGCTCGCCCACGGCGGGCAGCAGGTGATGATCCGGGTGACGCCGGGCGTCGCGGCCGGGGCGCACGCCGCCATCAGCACCGGCGCCGAGGGGCAGAAGTTCGGGTTTTCGCTGCTCGACGGCGTGCCCGACAACGTCGACGCGGCCGCCAGGGCCGTGCTGGCGCAACCCGGCTTGCGGCTGGCCGGCCTCCACTGCCACATCGGCTCGCAGGTCTCGCGGGTCGACCGGTACGAAGCCGCCGCGAGGCGGATGGCCGAGGTGCTCGTCCGGCTGCGGGACACCCACGGCGTCACGCTGCGGGAGCTCGACCTCGGCGGCGGGCACGCGGTGCCGTACGTCGGTGGCGAGCCCGCGTTCGACCTCGGCGGGTATTCGCGACGGCTGCGCGTGGCGCTCGCCTACGAGTGCGCGGCGCACGATTTCCCGTTGCCCCGCTTGACGATCGAGCCGGGCCGGGCGATCGTCGGGCCGGCCGGGATCACGGTGTACCGCGTGTGCGCGGTCAAGCGCGGCAGCCGCACGTTCGTCGCGGTCGACGGCGGCATGAGCGACAACGCGCGGCCGTCGCTCTACGGCGCCCGCTACACGACCCGCCTGGTGGGACGGCGCTCCACCGCGAAGCGCGTCCCGATGACCGTCGTCGGCAGGCACTGCGAAGCAGGCGACGTCCTGGCCGACGGCCTCAGCCTGCCCGCCGACCTGCGCGCGGGCGACCTGCTCGCCGTGCCGTGCACCGGCGCCTACCACCACTCGCTGGCGTCGAACTACAACCAGGTCGGCCGCCCGCCGCTGGTCGGCGTGAAGAACGGCGTCGCGACGCTGCTGGTGCGCCGCGAAACCGAGGAGGACCTCAGCCGCCGCGACCTCGGCTAG
- a CDS encoding Gfo/Idh/MocA family protein, with the protein MNDKPLRWGIMGTGGIAKAFADDLELTTSGVVTAVGSRSAESAERFADARHIPARHSSYEALANDPDIDVVYVATPHPMHHANARLALEAGKAVLVEKPFTMNADEARDLVELARDKNLFLMEAMWTRFLPHIRHIRELLPSLGRVVTVAADHGQWFAEDAGFRLFAPELGGGALLDLGIYPVSFASMVLGEPERVAAIATPAFTGVDAQTSMLFGYGSGAQAVLSCTLSAVTPTTATIVGTDARIEVEGAFYAPASFTLIPREGERSRFEYLDEGRGLRYQADEVALRLANGETESPLMPLAETVSIMTTMDRVLAATRT; encoded by the coding sequence ATGAACGACAAGCCCCTGCGCTGGGGAATCATGGGTACCGGCGGTATCGCGAAGGCCTTCGCCGACGACCTGGAGCTGACCACCTCCGGCGTCGTCACCGCCGTCGGGTCCCGGAGTGCCGAGAGCGCCGAGCGGTTCGCCGACGCGCGGCACATCCCCGCCCGGCACAGCAGCTACGAAGCCCTTGCGAACGATCCCGACATCGATGTCGTCTACGTCGCCACCCCGCACCCCATGCACCACGCCAACGCGCGGCTCGCGCTCGAGGCCGGCAAGGCCGTGCTGGTCGAGAAGCCCTTCACGATGAACGCCGACGAGGCGCGGGACCTCGTCGAGCTGGCGCGGGACAAGAACCTCTTCCTCATGGAGGCCATGTGGACGCGGTTCCTGCCGCACATCCGGCACATCCGCGAGCTGCTGCCGAGCCTCGGCCGGGTCGTCACCGTGGCCGCCGACCACGGGCAGTGGTTCGCCGAGGACGCCGGCTTCCGGTTGTTCGCCCCCGAACTCGGCGGTGGCGCACTGCTCGACCTGGGGATCTACCCCGTCTCCTTCGCCTCGATGGTGCTCGGCGAACCCGAGCGCGTTGCCGCGATCGCGACGCCCGCCTTCACCGGCGTCGACGCGCAGACGTCGATGCTGTTCGGCTACGGAAGCGGCGCGCAGGCGGTGCTGAGCTGCACGCTGAGCGCGGTGACGCCGACCACCGCGACGATCGTCGGCACCGACGCGCGCATCGAGGTCGAGGGTGCCTTCTACGCGCCCGCGTCCTTCACGCTCATCCCGCGCGAGGGCGAGCGGAGCCGCTTCGAGTACCTCGATGAGGGCCGTGGCCTGCGGTACCAGGCCGACGAGGTGGCGCTCCGGCTGGCGAACGGGGAGACCGAGAGCCCGCTCATGCCGCTCGCCGAAACCGTTTCGATCATGACCACCATGGACCGGGTGCTGGCCGCGACCAGGACGTGA